TGCACTTCAGGTGGCAGAGATCAAAGCTTATTTCTCTTTAGATTCTGCTGTGTGCATTGGAAAGCCTCTCATAAGATgaaaaggatggaaaagcaAGAAGAGAGCTTACACCTCTTTAAGGAGCTATCAGCAGAAACCTCAAAATACCATGTTAGATGACAGTTCTCCGCCGAGAGTTGCTTTCATGTGATAGATAGCCAAATACTTGAAGGATGATAAATGATGAACTGTGAATGATTATTCTAattcagaggaagagaaaaaggtttATATCTGGCATTGAGGAAAATGTAATCGGATGTCCCTGACACATTAACCATCAAAAGTTTATCCTGGAATGAAGTCAAGTAGTTTAACTTGTATTatcaaaacatgatttttttttagaatgaATAAAAGCCTTGACAATTGAATTTActtacagggagaaaaaaagtcaaaatctTAAGAGTTAGGAGGAGTGGGGTaggcagaaaagaaatcatACTGGTAATGGGGGAAAATTATTACCCCTTGGTAACTAAGAAACGGGAAACATCTTACAAAGTGTGATCCTATTGTAAAATGGCTATTATGAAAAACTGGAATATACTAGGAGCTTTATGCAGCAACAAGGTGCACTGTATTGAGAAATTAGAAGTAATTATGCCTGAAGGAAAACAGGTAGATGGAGAATCTGGAGAAAGGTACTCCTGCAGTTCAGAGATGAATGAAGATGGAGCCCTGGTTGCCATCCCCTTCTTTAGTAACAGCACTCAGGGGCCAGTTTCCAGTTACTTTTGTCCTGCCAGTTTGATCTGTGTTGTTTTGGAATTGTTAATGCAGCTCCCAGAAAACTTCTGCGTGGGTGAGAGTTATGAGTAAGCGAACTGGAATGAATTACTACtttcatatgaaaataaaatcagcaaaaCATAACAGTACTGCCTTTCCTTATCCCTTCTGCTCCCCAAGGTCCAGGATTTGTAGTGCTAAATGTACCAACAGGGTACAGAAAGAGGCAGTAAATCACCTGCTCAGCCTGCCTGTGCCCTACAGCTGTGGGTCCTGGCTCAATACACACTACCAAACCTCACAGGCTTGTCCAAGGATGAAATCAAGAGTGAGAGGATTCTTGATTCAAATGGCCCCTTTATTCAGACTTGATTCAGAGGGTCCCTGGAGGGTCATGGCTTTTCACAGTGAGACACAGACAACACAGACAAGCTGTGCGtgtgctccagcagctcagagCCCACCTCCTCACCCATCAAGAAGCAGGTGACCCACATCACCATAGGGTGGCTACCTTTGCATTTACAGGACCATGTGTGTTCAGTCTGCTTGGGCAAAGCTTGCTTGCACCTTGTATTTGCTTAACTTGTATTTGTCCATTTTGTAATATCAGCTAATAGAACATCCCTGATTCACTGACTCTGAGCTATGCGCAAGGCAGATGGGAGAGACAGGTTTGAACTAATTCAAATTTGCAGTGTCGTGGATCTATCAAGTGCTTGTGTGACCCCAAAAATCCCTTAAACCGAAGAACGTGTGCTAGAGAGCAGACAAAGCATCACAGACACTGGCCAGGCCCTCCAGCCCCTGAGTAGTTACCAAATTCCTAAATATTGCAATTTGTGACTGGGTAATATGAAGCTGTTCTATCATTTAGCTTTATGGCAGTAGGAGAGCCACATTGCCTGTGTGATATTTGATAGGCACCCCTGAACCCTGTTGGTGCCACAATAGACCTCAGCTCACTTGGGAATTAGCTTCTTTGCTTCACCATTGCTCCTCCATGCCTGGCTGACTGTTGTCCTTTCTCCTCTGGATAATTATGATGGCTGAAAAGAAATGTGCCAGTTTCCACAATTTAACAGCACATGGACATTTGTGTGAAAGTGAGAGCCAGGATGTTTGTGTTCATTCTCTTAATTCTCTCGACAAAATGCTTTTATAAATAATCAGGCCTTAATTGTGTGATTCCAGTTAATGCAGAGGGAGTTAATTAACATCTGGAACAAGTTTCCTGGCCTGAGTTATTAGCTGTGTCTGGTGCACAATTCAAACTACGTATGAAGTGAGGCCTATAGCAAAATGATTTTGTACATAGCTGAAAtgagaaattgccaaagatggatGAGGTATGGCAGCTGCACCAAGATAATATCCGTTTTTGGTAAACAAGTGTAGACTGAGTCAAAGTATGATTGCTGTGCTGGTCCAAGAGGTGCACTATGCAGCAAAGAGTAGGCGTCACCTCTCAATTTATCCATTCTTCAAACCCTCTAGCTCTCCCTATTTGTCTCCAAAAGCCTTAAGGATTAGTGATTCTGGAGACTTTCAGAGCTGAGGGAAGAACAAACCCACCAATATAAAGGCCAGGGCTCCTGTTCTGCCTTGCACATCCCTATTGAGCTTTATCTCATCTATCTGCGAAGTCAAAGAGAAGGATTCGATTTCATATCACACATTGGAGTGCTAATTTTTGTAATATTATTTACAGTCAGCATGAACAGCTCCACCAGAAAATTCAGTGCTCCTAGGAGCTGGTCTCATAGACCTGCAGGCTTTCTccacagctcctgcttctcACCCGCTTGGTGGCTGTCCCTTCACTTTTTTGAGAGTTTCTTGCTAGAAAAGGATTTGCTACTCCCTGGGAAAGGCAGATAATGTTATAACAAGGAACAGTCCATTGTCCCGGAGAGTGATGGAGCTGGGTACCACATCTGCACAGCAAACAGACAAGAAAGTACCATCTAAACTCCTGGCCCAAAGggaacccaaacaaacaaacaaaacccccaccaaatGGAAGCTTTTTGACCAATAGTTACAACCCAGGAGTAGGCAGGAGAAATGGCTTTTTACCCTTTTTACTCTTCCTATTTTTCACtaggaaaacaaactgaacaTCTTCAGAAGTGGATTTTCACATATGACTTGCGAATCTCCATATCTAGGGCACAGATAATGAGTCTGAGCTAGTTGATACAGTTGCTCTCTTATTTATCATCATCTTTAATGCAGTGAATTTTATGGAAGGTTTCTTATCCATGTTCCTGTTTCAGTAGAAACAGGGGCTGTGTTTTACGTAAGAGTTTTACACTGCTGCAGCTCAAAGGCATGCAGATGAGGAATGTCTCTCCAAATAACCCCCTAGCTAGGAATATAAACAATTCTCACTGAGCTCCAGCAGAAAACCATAAATTGTGGTGCAAATTGTGTTTCCATGCAGTTCTACGTAAGAacacaaaagagaagaagaagagaaaacaaatcaagTAATGGACGTGAGTGAAGCAGAGAGCAATTTAGGATGAAATGCAGGTGGACAATGTGAAAAGATTCATCGCTTTCCTAGAAATGAGGGTCACTGACTTTAATGTCAGAAGATTCCTGATATGGGGCACCTGGTACTGTTGCAGCCAATTACCCAGCCAAGTCTGGGGAACATTTCTTCTCCTCATCCCATATCAAAGCAACTGGAAGAGTAAGTACCACCACCTTCATTTCCACATCCTCTTCTTTGCTTGCCAGAGCTATAGACCTtgtactaaaaagaaaaaaagtttactGGTGGCATAGATTACCATTGGGTGTTCCAAAACCTGCTGATGGCCACCACTTGTTTCCactgatttaaacaaaaaaaaaaaaaaaaaaaagggtagatttacaTTGAATacgaggaagaaattctttactgtgagggtggtgaaacactggaacaggttgcccagatgTTGTGGattcctggaaatgttcaaggttAGGTTCAATGAGCTTCAACGACCACCTAGAGGACCCTTGGGGAACCCCAGCTTTGGGACTGCACATGTGCTCACTAAACTATGCCCATCATTAACACAGCAACACCTCTCTAACCTTCATATGCAAATTACGGATAACACTCTCAAAAGAACATGAACATAAAAGTGCAGGGCTCAGGTCTGAGGGAGAGCTCCCACTGCCAATAAAACCCTGAGTGAAGAGGACCAACAAGACATCACCGGATCCATGGGTTGTGATACttctctatttctttctctgcctttctttctctctgccttctcctctcctctctttttcacTGAACATTGACTAGATCTAAGTAAAAATGTGTGGCACGGGACTTGCTGATCCAGTTGAAGCAATCATTGTTGAATTATTATATCTAGCCACACGCCTTTTATTTTGCCTTAATAAATCACAAAACTGGTTGGTGGGTGTCATTTCACCTTAATTCAGTACAAGCTTATCATGAACTTGGTTGTTGGTCCCAAGGGGAGGGAGATAATCCAAAACAACCCCTTTCAGGTTGTGACAGTAAGTTATAGTAAAACTGCTGCATGGATGCCAGGAAAAAGCTATTGTTTGCCACCCTAACATGACACTTGCTAGCTCCACCATGGTACGTATGAGAGCATGTTAGCATTGCTTTATGCATATTGTTTTCAAGGATTATAATTGCATCATATATGTGGGGATAAAATATCTGTATGCAGGCTTTAAAAATTACCTTGAGAAATACGGATCTAGTTTTGCATATATGGATTTCAGAAGTAAGTTTATGAGAGATAATAGAATTTGATTCCTATTGTGTAGGACTCAAAAGTGTTCTGCATTCTTCTTATCATCTGCATGAATTTGCAGCAGGTGAATTTAGTGATATTTACAAAGCCAGAAACTAAACCCTCCAGCCCACTGCTAGCTATCAGGAAATAATAATACTTATCCACAGAGCATATTACACAAATGGCCATGGCAGGCATTTCCTGTCTATCTTGCCAAACTGTCCCTCCACCTACCCATGGTCCCACTCACTCCTGGGGTGCTGCTCAAGGGCACTAGCCCTGGTTGTTAAGACCCACCTCCATTTGCTGTATTTAGTCTCACAACCTAGCCACTGAAACAGAAGTTAATTTAAGTGttattttccactgaaacaGGTGAGGAGTACAGTGGCCATGAGCTCTTGAACAGCGTAGAGCTAATTACCAGCTGTAATGCACTTTTATATATGCGTTGGACACAGGCGAGCTGATTACACTCACCAtagcaagaaaatacaaaattgaGGTAATATAACATTACTAAATGTATATCATTTGCTGTAATACCTGTTACACAAAACTTTACTGATTTTATACTGTCTGTAAATATGTGAGGATTTTGGTCGAAGTGTATTGTCTGACTCTTTTAGCAAGACagttttcataaataaaataggAAGAACTGACAGAAAGATGCTAACAAGCTGTGTAAAATCAGAGTCAACTAACCCAGTTCTGCATTTTATAAATTACTATCAATCAGAAGCAAGACTGTTTGAATCACTgaaatttcagtaaaataaaacacctCCAAAGTGAAGAACCAGTGCTGAAAATCATGTGAACATTTGCTTCTGTCTCAAGGATCACAGTTTTTAGTGAGGGAGAATCTTCCCAACCCTGTGGTCCAGCTTCTTCTTTACTTTAAGCCTCCTATGCCTGTTGGACAGAGTATGAAGATCAGACATATATTATTCTCCACCACTGAGTCTGCTCTAACTTACTCAATACTAAAGCCCTGGTAATGCCTTAGGCAGCAGTAACTGACCCTTTATATTAAGACCTCCTCTGTAGCAGGCGCCTCATGCATATGCCTattgatgtattttaaagtgaagataatttttttattttgggtaTCCTCTCTTGATTCAGATTCCCAAGAAAACACCTCTTGGATCTGTTTTTCCATGCCATATATTTCCCCCTACTCGCTACTCCCTGCTACAATGTTTTGCTCTATACATACAAAGCTTTTGTACGTCAATCCTCGTCAAAACTTTAGGAGCCACTTAAGCATCACTTTGAAGGGCTCTTTACCATTCAGATGAATTTTCCTCTAATTGTTTCCTTTAACTCCAAAAGGGGTCTGGGGACATACATTGTATGAAAGATACTGTAGAAAACGAAATTTTCATTGCTAGTGGTTCTGCTTTTATATTTCCACCCAAGTAACTGCACACcaatttgctttctcttttccaataCCCGTTTCCTCCTGGGGCTAGTTCCTGTGACAGAGCTGtcttcaaataatttaattatcCTGTGGCACACACCTCTTTAGTCCCCCCTGAAATGGTGTGTGATGCCTTTGGTTTACATCACTTGTTGAAAAGCACTCCAAAGCATTGAAAAACTATGAAATTGTTACAGTATTGGATGCCAACACACAGGACTATTAGTCTAATTCATCCTTCAGATCAAAGCCCACACAAGCAGCTCTCCTGCCTACAgctattttccttttactttcctGCTTGACAGTAGTCCCTCATATCCCTCTGTTCTACTTTCTTTGAACATACACATTTTCCTTTAGTCATGGAAATATAATTTATGTCTATTATACTGTATTATAGATTGCAGATCAGGACAAGCGCGCATTACTGCCTGGAACGTCTGTTTATTGTACGTCGggtttctaaaaataaataaataagaaagcCACCCGGCTTCactggggagagaaaaatagGAAGGGGGAGGACTTGGGGGCTGGGGGGATCTGCACTCTGTTCTTGAAGTTTAATTTCCAAGTAAAGACCTTGAAGCATGATTTATTAACATcatgctgtttgcttttgtcACGTTgtggatggggggggggggggtagtgCCGGCCCCTCTCTAGCCTGGACCACCCAGCGAGCTGAGCAGAGCTACTGGCAGCACACATTCTGGTTCAAAGGTTCACCCCCAATTCACCAGCTCCATCAGTCACCAGCCTTCTGGCTCAGCCACCCCATTGGAGgcaacagcaataataataacccccccccccaaaaaaaaataagtaatatcCTAACAGACGGGCTGTCTAGGGCGTGAGAATTGCAAAAACAATCCCCACCCCATCACAGAGAGTGTGTGTGCACAGAGGAGAGGGAGTGTGAggaggggggagagagggaatGAGACAGacagaggggagggaagaagggaggagggagtCCAAGCTCTGAGAAACATCACTCCATCTCTCTCACTCCACAGGAGCTGAGCAAGGAGCAGGACAATGTTTGACAACACGCAGTACCCCTATAACTGCTTTAATTATGATGGGGATGATTATCCTACCTGTAGTTctgatgaagagaaaaaattcaCCCGACCAGCATACAGGTAAGATGAAGTTTTTCCAAATCCCCTCATTTCTGGGGAGGTTTCTGAGCTCTGGGATGGTGGGATTATAGATTTTGGGGGACTGTGGGACCTCTCCCCAGCTGTGTGCAGTGGGTCTGATTTCCCCCCTTCTCTGTGTTTGAAGTGTCCATGATTTGTTTCCTTCCGTGTGGGGTCACAGCAACTCTGGCATGCTGTTGAGTCACCACATCGCAGATGGTGTCCTCCAAACTCCAGGAGCCCCAGGAGAAGGGGAATTAAATATGCAATATGCCAGTGGGTGAATTGGATGCAGATAATCCCCATTATGGTGGGAAGAGGTGCAGTGTAGATGTTCACAGGGAATCTAAGGTCCTTTACACCAGCAGGCAAGGTCTCTAGTGACACTGTCTCTGAGCCTGGACTGtctcactgcagctttccagcTCAGAGAAACTTTTCTGATTGAGTTTGAGAGGTGGATGATTTTTCTGTAATCCTCCTGTGTCTAAGTCCTCTGCACTGAGTGCCAGGGCAAACAGCCTGGCTGGGACTCAATTGCCTGGAAGTAATGCTTGTGTATCGCCCTGGAGGCTCAGGGCTAAGAGGCAGTGACCACGCTCAGGACCTGTCCCTGGGATGTCTCCTGTCAGGGTGCAAATCCACTGGGAGAACTTTTGGAAGCAGGATATAGGCACACATGTGCCCATGTGGTCCTAAAAACTGAGTACGTAAGTAAGGTGACGGTGTAACagcaagttttccttttttcagctACATTGCCTTAATTGCAATGGCCATCCAGCAAAGTCCTTCAAATAAAGTCACCCTCTCTGGCATTTATGACTTTATAATGAAGAAATTTCCTTACTACAGATCAAATCAAAGAGCCTGGCAGAACTCCATCCGACATAACTTATCACTTAACAGTTGTTTTGTAAAGGTAAGATCAGTAACTGTATATTTACATACACACAGTGCATGGCTAAAATAATACATGCAGGGATAATCTTTTCActaggaaagaaggaaaacaaacagctgaGCTGCAAATCACTTAAAATGTCTCTGAGTTGTCAATTGTAAAGAGTATATCTTTGTCTAGTGCGTGCTAATAGATAACAAATTGAAGAGGATGGAGTTTACATCCTATTCGTATAATGAAAGAGAATAGTCTTAAAAGTCTTGTCATATGTGTTTACACCATTCTTGAATGTAAATGAATGCAGatgtgaagcagcagcatctgtaaCACATACAAATACTGAACtgcctttaaataaatacaggtTCCCAGAACAGAAGGGaatgagaaggggaaaggaaactaTTGGAGCTTTGCAACAGGATGTGAATCCATGCTGGATCTCTTTGAAAATGGGAATTACAGGCGAAGACGGAGGAGGAGGAACGTGAAAAGGGAACATAAGGAGCAGAGACCAAGCAGTGGGAAAAGTCCTTCATCCTCCGATATGTCTTCTATGGACTCTGCTTTAAGCAACATTTCCTCTTCTGAAAGTAAGCACGGAAGAATTGAATCAGGCCCAAGACTGCTGGAGCCTCGTGGGTTTGCTCCAAACAGCATGACCAACAGGCAAAGCCTAAGCAATTCCTCCTTGGCAAAATCGGattctgaaattaaattcaGCATTGATTACATTCTTTCAGCCCCCGACCCTTTGCCTGTCCTGAGATCTCAATATAGtatgcaagaaaataaatatcacCTACTGGAGGCTCAACAAATTAATCTCCAGTTCTGGACAATGTGATATTATTTATTCATGGCAAAAAGGTCTGAGTTGCAATGTATTTAGCAGCCTCATGTCACTGAAAACCAGCTGCCTGCCTCCTCGTTGTCTTCACAAGCAGTACTCAGAAAGGGTTACTGATTCACCAGCCGATGCTCGCTCTGTACCCAAAGAACTTTGCTAAGATTAGAGCATAAATAACAGTTACCAATATCAGTTTTCATTATGCTGAAATTCACGAAATTCTAGCTTTGGTTTCTGAACTGTCGTGGGCACCATTTAACACCACAAAGAATTTCCTTTCTCAAGCAGAATCTGACAGAAAAGAGACTTGCTTATCACCCATTGCTTTATTAAAGACAAAGTGAATTCGATTCCACTTTCACTAGTGGAAATTAGGATTAATTCCACTGAAGTATATAGGTCAGATCTTAAGCTGATCTAAAATAGTGTAATTCTGTCGACTTACACTGGCTGAGAATGTAAGGGGGGGTGACTTCGCTTTCTtaaaaggaatcacagaatatcaCTCTGTCTTCccttagtttttattttaacatcttGTTTCAAACTGTTTTGCAGCTTTCACTCATCATTAATGAGAAAACATAGTTTTTTATTAATATGTgtttaaagtgtatttttgtTGATATTCAGGGCAGAGTAGTTTAAAGTGTTGAAGCGAAATTgtattcaaaataatttcaagaaaGCTAACTGCAAGGCTGTTGAAGTTTGGTACGCTTTGATGGGTAATGTGACAGAGGCATAGGGCCTCTTAATGCcttggatttaaaaaaataaacaaacttcTTCCTTTATACTGTCAGAAAGATTCCTGAGATGCTGCAGGAAAGTCCTTGAACATATTTCATTTAACAAGTGTGAAGGGAGACCTGGCTTTGCAAGAAGCTGTATGCAGCATTGACCAAAGCTAGAATTCCACCTACCTGCTTTGAGACAAGTTGTATATTTCTATTAAACAGATTTATATTGATCCTTCTTGCAAGCAATTACCGAAGTGGTACTTGATACAATTTCAGCAAAGCTAGTGAGATTTATAATTTGCAGATAGCAATATTAGGTCATGAGCTCCATTTCTAAAGAAAGCCGTTTCATTAACATTTACATGAGGAGGGATATTTTGGAACAGAACCTGACGGACAATGATGAACTGTAATGGGCATTGAAGAACTTGCGTTTATACAACTTGTCCATGATGAATTGCTTCCCAGTACCTAATAGCAGTATTAGTAAAGACCACAAAATCTTGGTTTTGACTTGGCTACTACAGTCTTCACCTACTgcacatatatttaaaaacaaaaagcaacaacaggGATTCTGGTGGCTTTAAGCAATTATATACAGAGAGATAAAATTCTCTTTGCAACATGAACTAAAGGTAAATGAAGGTGTACGAGATAAGATTAAACAAAATTGTGCTAGAGGTATGCTCAGGCATGACTTGAACTTTTATGCAGGTTTGACATTTCACTAAGTTATTTTACATTGTGTCTAATATATACTGTACATTTATACTATATATTCTTATATATTGTTATTGAGAAAGGGAGCAATATCACTGCATTTATATGTTGTAAAAATGCATGATGTATGTTGTCATGATGCTGAAAGTCCTGCCATATACTTAAAATTTACCGTCAGGGGTATTTCACACTGATTGGTAATAAAGGCTCACTTTTTTGGAAAATGATTAAACTTGCACTCTTCAGGCATTTTCACAGCATGCAAAAGTCTTTGCTTCTTCTTCAGAAAAGTCAGAATGAAAAGTCATGTCAGGTACATCACTGCATGTCTTCCAAACTCTGAAGGAATGATTTCTTGTCACCAAATTCAGCCTTCAGATGGAAGCTTTCAATTCTCTGTGAATCAGTGGTTATTCTGGGCAATTACctgaaagcaaaatttcacTCATTAGACCTGATTGTTCTGCTGTTTACattgacatttaaaaaagaagaaaaactctgGGGTCACTGGAGAGATGGATTCTGATTTGAACAGGGACAAGAATTTGCTCCTTTAGTATTTATGCTCTGTAGTAAAGAGGTATGGGAAGAGCATGTCCTCAGTTAGTACTTCAATGTATGCATGCACTCACATGTGGATTGGTACCTCTAGGATCCTACATTTATATATTCATGCTTTACATGCAGATTTTTTCTTGATTGCTTTAAACATGGCAATGCTGCTGTTAGGCTGATAGCTATATACATCTGCAGtatatttgaaatatatatattttttgctgTGAAATGTGCAAGTATGATTCTTACTATGTCTTCTTTGTTAATGCTGTTAGCAAAAGGGAGCTCAATGACAGCAAAAGTTACTAATAAGCAGCACCTTACCTAGGTGAACACAGTAGGCTGCCGAGGCCAATGGACATATAGTTATGGCTACTAAGCAAGATAGGATTCATGTATTAGGAATGGCAGAAATACACCCAGGTGGATTTATAGCagagatccaaaaccattttcaGTATGATGAATTAATATTCACAAATAGCCATGTCCTTTGCTCACAGTAAAGTGCCTGCTAGGGAGAGACTGTCATACTTGAGTTTCCCTAACATATAATCAAAGAAATTTGTGTACAAATAGGTGTTAACATTTGTTTTGCAAAGGATATCAATCATATTTCAAAAAATGAAGGGACATATTTCAGTTTACCCAGTATATTATATTCTGACGACTCCAGAAAGGTTTCCAGCACTTAAAGTGAATGGCATTTAATATAGAACAACATAACAGGGGTGAGGGCTAGACGTGACCTTATTCAAATGTCGTAGCCATTACAAAGCCATTCCCAATGTAATTATAATTAAATACTTTATGCCTTTCTTGCAAATCCTCTGATCGATCATTGATATTAACATTAATATTGTATTACCCCCGAGCAAATGTCTCCCACACAAGTGTTATGGATCACCAGGTTTCCATTAACAAAAGTTGTGAGCTATTGCCGTATGCTGGTCATGGATAAATTTACGTAAATTACCTTTTctcagggaa
The Lathamus discolor isolate bLatDis1 chromosome 6, bLatDis1.hap1, whole genome shotgun sequence DNA segment above includes these coding regions:
- the FOXL3 gene encoding forkhead box L3 isoform X1, with translation MFDNTQYPYNCFNYDGDDYPTCSSDEEKKFTRPAYSYIALIAMAIQQSPSNKVTLSGIYDFIMKKFPYYRSNQRAWQNSIRHNLSLNSCFVKVPRTEGNEKGKGNYWSFATGCESMLDLFENGNYRRRRRRRNVKREHKEQRPSSGKSPSSSDMSSMDSALSNISSSESKHGRIESGPRLLEPRGFAPNSMTNRQSLSNSSLAKSDSEIKFSIDYILSAPDPLPVLRSQYSMQENKYHLLEAQQINLQFWTM
- the FOXL3 gene encoding forkhead box L3 isoform X2; amino-acid sequence: MFDNTQYPYNCFNYDGDDYPTCSSDEEKKFTRPAYRSNQRAWQNSIRHNLSLNSCFVKVPRTEGNEKGKGNYWSFATGCESMLDLFENGNYRRRRRRRNVKREHKEQRPSSGKSPSSSDMSSMDSALSNISSSESKHGRIESGPRLLEPRGFAPNSMTNRQSLSNSSLAKSDSEIKFSIDYILSAPDPLPVLRSQYSMQENKYHLLEAQQINLQFWTM